In a genomic window of Periophthalmus magnuspinnatus isolate fPerMag1 chromosome 3, fPerMag1.2.pri, whole genome shotgun sequence:
- the LOC117389644 gene encoding LOW QUALITY PROTEIN: protocadherin-20-like (The sequence of the model RefSeq protein was modified relative to this genomic sequence to represent the inferred CDS: inserted 2 bases in 1 codon), with amino-acid sequence MINRRHPCLSKRGGVWGLCILLLYTSPLSCLANFSKAKELVYKIKEGLPRGTFIGAIGVDLNLDFNAKPPFLFNLAQKKVNEQYVTLNNTTGELYTSATEIDRETLCPDNSEVKACVLSLDVLVLPQQYFQLVKVKIVIEDVNDNRPKFPVDEIILTVPENSPVNARYAVEQSAVDPDLGLHGVQTYWLVNDFGVFTLDVEENDGGELTPFLIVTETLDRETQAEYVTDIIAEDGGAPPLLGAATLKIQISDVNDNCPKFTETHLNITVHGNTSKGAPIARLHAYDPDLGANAQISYAYSERVPRETRSLFHLDSNTGIIKLAGKIESGTAPHYKLTVLANGPGCIPAVTTVTLNIIKMLTGPPAIIPRYIALEKDGVVYLKESEPALSPIAFYTVKNVGSNQKVDCHLEGSGPFRLSPYQLIKNEYLLETTEALDYETAQEFDLIIVANNSQGLVIKAFLKIQVLDENDNAPVFQQSIVELTIEENNPPNTFLTQFQATDQDSDSRGEVIYLLGGDAPGIFELDRVTGVLIVTTSLDREEKETYRFIVRALDQGTPRKESIATVVLTVQDCNDNSPRFINKDFTFFVPENFPGYGEIGVLSVRDADAGENGWVALSILNGTDIFMIDTGRGILRAKTSLDREQQGTYQLWVEAVDGGEPPLSSVTMVTVLLLDVNDNPPIVLFPQSNLSYMLVLPSTLPGTSITEVYAVDKDTGMNAVIAYSIIKRKGGEPGSFAIDAQTGNITLKRELSNRGLCSLLVKVSDHGQPEPLYSTVMVNFFVNETVSNESYIQSLLTREADIEVEEKPWFTGQMKEGPERYELFPCQPVLIALSATCLGLFLLVVMLTSYICCKRLKKHRKKTKLETEIPLKITHDQYMLXEQKIRQISNL; translated from the exons ATGATCAACAGAAGACACCCCTGCCTTAGTAAGAGAGGAGGTGTATGG GGCCTAtgcatcctcctcctctacaccaGCCCTCTGTCTTGTTTGGCAAATTTCAGCAAAGCGAAAGAGCTCGTCTATAAGATAAAGGAGGGATTACCACGTGGGACATTTATAGGGGCCATTGGAGTTGACTTAAACTTGGATTTTAATGCCAAACCCCCCTTTTTATTCAATCTGGCTCAAAAGAAGGTCAACGAGCAGTACGTGACCCTTAATAATACCACTGGGGAGCTTTACACATCTGCCACGGAGATTGACAGGGAGACCCTCTGTCCAGACAACTCCGAGGTTAAGGCCTGTGTCTTGTCTCTGGATGTGTTGGTGCTACCACAACAGTACTTTCAGCTTGTCAAAGTCAAGATTGTTATTGAGGATGTGAACGACAACAGGCCAAAGTTCCCTGTGGATGAAATCATTTTAACTGTCCCAGAAAATTCACCCGTCAATGCTCGTTATGCGGTCGAGCAGTCGGCGGTTGACCCAGACTTGGGGCTCCATGGGGTGCAGACGTATTGGCTTGTTAATGACTTTGGGGTCTTCACTCTGGATGTTGAGGAAAACGATGGGGGAGAGTTGACGCCATTCCTCATTGTGACCGAAACTTTGGACAGAGAAACCCAAGCAGAGTATGTAACAGATATTATAGCAGAGGATGGCGGGGCACCTCCTCTTCTTGGGGCGGCTACTTTAAAAATCCAGATATCCGACGTGAATGACAACTGTCCAAAATTCACAGAGACTCATTTGAATATTACTGTCCATGGGAATACAAGTAAAGGAGCACCGATAGCAAGACTCCACGCTTACGACCCTGACCTGGGTGCTAATGCTCAGATCAGCTACGCCTACAGTGAGCGAGTGCCAAGGGAGACTAGGAGCTTGTTCCATTTGGACAGTAACACGGGCATCATTAAGCTAGCGGGAAAAATAGAATCTGGCACTGCCCCACACTACAAACTGACAGTATTAGCCAATGGGCCTGGTTGCATCCCAGCTGTTACAACTGTTACTCTCAACATAATCAAAATGCTTACTGGACCTCCTGCTATCATACCGAGATATATCGCGCTCGAGAAAGACGGAGTTGTTTATTTGAAAGAATCAGAACCAGCACTTTCTCCGATAGCTTTTTACACGGTTAAAAATGTAGGATCAAATCAAAAAGTCGACTGCCATCTGGAGGGGAGTGGCCCATTTAGACTAAGCCCCTACcagctgattaaaaatgaatacTTATTGGAAACCACAGAAGCACTGGACTATGAAACAGCACAAGAGTTTGACCTAATCATTGTCGCTAATAATTCACAAGGGTTGGTAATTAAAgcctttttaaaaattcaagTCTTGGATGAGAATGACAACGCCCCAGTATTTCAACAGTCCATAGTTGAGCTAACCATTGAAGAAAACAATCCACCCAATACGTTCTTAACGCAATTCCAAGCTACGGATCAGGATAGCGATAGCAGAGGAGAGGTTATCTATCTCTTAGGAGGGGATGCACCGGGGATATTCGAACTGGATCGGGTTACGGGTGTCCTTATAGTCACTACATCATTGGACCGCGAAGAAAAGGAGACATATCGTTTCATTGTGAGAGCATTGGACCAGGGGACACCTAGGAAGGAGTCTATTGCAACCGTTGTCCTAACTGTGCAAGACTGCAATGACAACAGCCCACGTTTCATCAACAAAGATTTCACTTTCTTTGTACCGGAGAACTTCCCAGGATATGGTGAGATTGGAGTACTTTCGGTTAGAGATGCTGATGCTGGGGAGAACGGTTGGGTTGCATTATCGATTTTAAATGGTACCGATATTTTTATGATCGATACAGGACGTGGTATATTGAGAGCCAAAACTTCGCTAGACAGAGAACAACAAGGGACCTATCAGTTGTGGGTTGAAGCTGTGGATGGGGGCGAACCGCCTCTGTCttctgttaccatggtgacagttTTATTATTGGATGTAAATGACAATCCACCAATCGTCCTATTTCCGCAGTCGAACCTGTCTTATATGCTAGTCCTACCTAGCACATTGCCTGGGACGTCTATTACGGAAGTGTACGCTGTGGATAAAGACACAGGGATGAACGCAGTGATTGCTTACAGTATCATCAAACGAAAAGGTGGTGAGCCAGGTTCCTTCGCTATTGATGCCCAAACTGGAAATATCACTCTAAAACGTGAATTAAGCAACAGGGGTTTATGCAGTTTACTGGTTAAAGTAAGCGATCACGGACAACCAGAGCCACTCTACTCAACTGTCATGGTAAacttttttgtgaatgaaactgtTAGCAATGAGAGCTACATCCAAAGCTTGCTAACCAGGGAGGCAGACATAGAAGTTGAGGAAAAACCCTGGTTTACTGGTCAAATGAAGGAAGGACCCGAAAGATATGAGTTGTTCCCCTGCCAGCCCGTTCTCATAGCTCTCTCTGCAACTTGTCTTGGGCTGTTTCTTTTAGTGGTGATGCTGACATCATATATttgctgtaaaaggttgaaaaaaCATCGAAAGAAGACAAAATTGGAGACTGAAATACCTTTGAAAATTACTCATGATCAGTACATGTT TGAACAGAAAATCAGGCAAATCTCAAATCTTTGA